A stretch of Oncorhynchus mykiss isolate Arlee chromosome 12, USDA_OmykA_1.1, whole genome shotgun sequence DNA encodes these proteins:
- the LOC110515058 gene encoding NLR family CARD domain-containing protein 3-like, translating into MSVSAEHDTTDKSPIKQEGPASTVPSCVSMKSDRSMEPPIYFRQGDISTEQRNQQERSESEILSGQSSLSHQTDLTSIFSLLEENIMTFVKNELKMFKRILNPELPQGFESQKQDEEVVDADDEKQESSAREGALKIALHVLRKMNQKELADTLEKNELAMICQCELKSHLKKKFQCVFEGIAKQGNPTLLNKVYTELYITEGGTGEVNNEHELRQIETTTRKQARPETAIKCNDIFKPLTGQDKLIRTVLTKGVAGIGKTVSVQKFILDWAEGKANQDVQFVFSFPFRELNLMKGENHTLIELLNHFSMETKESRISNYNKYKVLFIFDGLDECRLPLDFQKNKICCDVTMSTSVDVLLTNLIKGNLLPAALLWITTRPAAANKIPSGCVDQVTEVRGFNDPQKEEYFRKRFSDDDLASRIISHIKTSRSLHIMCHIPVFCWISAIVLEDMLKHKREEMPKTLTEMYTHLVVFYTRQKNEKYLGKEETGPDLNKEGILSLGKLAFQQLVKGNLIFYEEDLKEAGIDINEASVYSGLCTQLFKEECGLYQDKVYCFVHLSIQEFLAAVYVLLSFINNNENLMAKLHSTSINFSSLFRVQLEVAFYKSAVDKALQSERGNLDLFLRFLLGLSLESNQKHLRGLPTETRSSSQSHEETVKYIKEKIRENPSPEMCINLFHCLNELNDHSLVEEIQSYLSSGSLSRANLSHAQWSALVFVLLTSEKEVEVFDLKKYSRSEEGLLRLLPVVKSSIAALLSGCGVKEKGCASLV; encoded by the exons cCCAATCAAGCAGGAGGGACCAGCCTCCACTGTACCCAGCTGTGTGTCTATGAAGAGTGACCGGTCTATGGAACCTCCTATATATTTTAGACAGGGAGACATTTCTACTGAACAAAG AAACCAACAGGAGAGATCAGAGTCAGAGATTCTCAGTGGTCAGTCTTCACTAAGTCATCAAACAGACCTGACCTCCATATTCAGT TTGCTTGAAGAGAATATTATGACATTTGTGAAGAACGAGCTGAAGATGTTCAAGAGGATTCTTAATCCAGAACTCCCACAAGGCTTTGAGAGTCAGAAGCAGGATGAGGAAGTTGTGGATGCTGACGATGAGAAGCAGGAGAGCagtgccagagagggggctcTGAAGATCGCACTGCACGTCCTGAGGAAAATgaaccagaaggagcttgctgacacactggagaaaa ATGAGCTTGCTATGATTTGCCAATGTGAACTCAAATCTCATCTAAAGAAGAAGTTTCAATGTGTATTTGAGGGGATCGCTAAACAaggaaacccaacacttctcaacAAGgtctacacagagctctacatcacagagggtggaacaggagaggtcaataatgaacatgagctgagacagattgagacaacaaccaggaaacaagcaagaccagagactgcaatcaaatgtaacgacatcttcaaacccttaactggacaagacaaacttatcagaactgtgctgacaaagggagttgctggcattggaaaaacagtctctgtgcagaagttcatcctggactgggctgaaggaaaagcaaatcagGATGTTCAATTTGTATTTTCATTCCCTTTTCGGGAGCTGAATTTAATGAAAGGGGAAAACCACACTTTGATTGAACTTCTCAATCACttctcaatggaaaccaaagAATCAAGAATCTCCAACTACAACAAGTAcaaagttctgttcatctttgatggtctggatgagtgccgcctgcccctagacttccagaagaacaagatATGttgtgatgtcacaatgtcaacctcagtggatgttctgctgacaaacctcatcaagggaaatctgcttcccgctgctctcctctggataactacccgacctgcagcagccaataagatcccttcaggttgtgttgaccaggtgacagaggtacgagggttcaatgacccacagaaggaggagtacttcaggaagagattcagtgatgatgacctggccagcagaatcatctcacacataaagacatcaaggagcctccacatcatgtgccacattccagtcttctgttggatttcTGCAATAGTCCTTGAAgacatgctgaaacataagagagaagagatgcccaagactctgactgagatgtacaCACACCTTGTGGTGTTTTATACCAGACAGAAGAATGAAAAGTATCTTGGGAAAGAAGAGACAGGTCCAGATTTGAATAAAGAGGGCATTCTGTCACTGGGAAAACTGGCTTTTCAACAGCTTGTCAAGGgcaatctgattttctatgaaGAAGACCTGAAAGAGGCTGGAATCGATATCAATGAAGCCTCAGTGTACTCAGGATTGTGCACACAGCTCTTTAAAGAGGAATGTGGGCTGTACCAGGACAAGGTGTACTGCTTCGTGCATCTAagcattcaggagtttctggctgctgtatatgtgctcctctcattcatcaacaacaatgagAATCTAATGGCCAAACTGCATTCAACGAGTATTAACTTTTCTTCGCTATTCAGAGTCCAGCTTGAAGTTGCTTTCTACAAGAGTGCTGTGGATAAAGCCTTACAAAGTGAGAGGGGAAACCTGGACcttttcctccgcttccttctgggcctctcactggagtccaatcagaagcACTTACGAGGTCTACCAACAGAGACAAGAAGTAGCTCACAGAGCCATGAAGAAACAGTCAAGTATATCAAGGAGAAGATCAGGGAGAACCCCTCTCCAGAGATGTgcatcaatctgttccactgtctgaatgaactgaatgaccattctctagtggaggagatTCAAAGCTACCTGAGCTCAGGAAGTCTCTCTAGAGCCAACCTGTCACAtgcacagtggtcagctctggtctttgtgttgctgacttcagAGAAGGAGGTGGAAgtgtttgacctgaagaaatactccagatcagaggaaggtcttCTGAGGCTGCTGCCAGTGGTCAAATCCTCCATAGCTGCTCT gctgtcaggctgtggagTCAAAGAgaaaggctgtgcttctctggtc